The Benincasa hispida cultivar B227 unplaced genomic scaffold, ASM972705v1 Contig912, whole genome shotgun sequence region TTAAAAGGAATTGTGATCgctaatgctcatcgcataaaagcagttaatttgcCTTCTGctgcaggtacaatgcgatggctCATATGAAATTGCAATCcaagggcacaatgcgacagcGTGCTTGAAGTTGCGATcataagtcatgcgatcgtgagaagtttcacaaaaagtgatcgcataaagacctccgatcaaggtgacaacataataaatcatgatgggacgtaaagctgataacggtcgatttaaaatttagttgacaagcgtTAAAAACCATACTGTTGCAAGTACATTGATTCAATGACTTTTAAACGATGCAACAGAGTAGGGAAATTAATGTCGCTCGTCATTGCAATCATTGGTAAGAAGAGCTGCTTcatcttgaaatctataaatacctaaTGGTACCAGAGAGagatatatatacacatacacaaAGATGAAGAAAGAACAAGGAGAGGAGGCGAAGCCGAGAGAAATCGCTACCGGACAGATTGAGAGACTGCCAGAAAacaatacaaaggagagaagTCCAAcccttgcgaaagcaagaatccACAACTAGAACAAAGCtgaagtgataaagagtagtgtaaaaggccacggaaagcaagacattgcttacctggcttgttatttctcaatccatttgttattttgtactcaatactttatttgtagaaaatggcaacttcaatttgatttttgttcagtttctccacaccatgcatgagtaactaaatttgtgaacgggttgagaagtacttagctagcatgacctaagctACGCATTTTATGCGATCAACTTATCTTATGCAagcgtcattcatcatttggaagtACTtgaaagtagtctaaagatagaatcttgGCTTGAGAGAGTTGGATtagatcacataagcaagagtagaaacttagaaataagttgtATCTGTTATTttccatacacatcgcatgcgtcctagaaatagaagATGCGACATTTTGctttgagaaatgtagtacaaatatttgtgtatagcatgatcgcataacttgtacacAAACttgggaaatgttagctaagTCTCTTCTCAATCCCTTCATCACATACTTGTTATAACTCTATGCTTTCATCACTCCACGTTCAACTCCATCACATaggaaaaatctaaatcaaaacaccatctacTTATTTTCACCACCATAATAGAATCAGATAGTCtatcgcatatctatttagtagccctgtgttcaaccctggacttaccaagaacctaagaaggcttatacttgggctttgttaggaaaacttttATGATCATCGCACCAGAAATTAATGCATTAAGTTTTTGGCGTCATTGCTGGGGACTACGGTATAGATTGCGCTAacatcaaacctctttgatctttgcagctttcgaccTTTGTTGCATTTCCATTCCTTCGGTAAAGGAAGAAGCAAGCGTCACATGAGCGAAGGACACACTCCTAagcccaactacgacccagagatcgaaagaacctTTTACAAAAGACAGAAAAACAGACATAGACGACAAGGAAGAGTTCACAGAATAGCTGAACAACCTGAAGAACGAGCAGCAAATGAAAACAACATAATAGCAAATCCTATCCTActggcaaatgatcgcaatagacccatccaggactatgcatcaccaaacttgtatgatttctccccaagaatcatgagaccagcattggatggatcaaggttcgagatgaagccagtaatgttacaaataatataaacaataagaCAGTCTGGAGGATGGCGTGGTGAAGATCCGTATGCCCATCTACgaagcttcattgaaatttgtaacacgtttgtgttccctaatattTCCCCAGAAGAGGTTCGACTCacgttatttccattttcactatgcgataaagtaagaaaatgggcttactctctcgaaccaggagagataactTCATAGGAACAAgttgtggagaagtttatgaaagtATTTCCCTCCCACAAAGAATGCTAGAATAAGGaaattgatcaccaattttgaacaagaagaagatgaatcacTCAGTGACGCATGGGCGAGATTCAAGAGACTAGTGCACGACTGCCCACACAATGGATTGTCGGCTTGcctccaaatggagatttttttatcATGGACTCAATTCTGCATTGCAGACAGCTGCCAATACGGCAACAGCAAACGGTCTGCTaaacaaaacatatgatgagtTAAGGAACATTCTTAATCACATCTCGAAAAACCACGAAGATTGGCAAGAAAGGGATCAAAGAGCAAAACCCAAAGCAGGTAATACAAGTAATGGTGCCAtcgcatcattgcaaaatcagatgaatgcgatgataaatttaTTGCAAGGCATCACAATAAAAAAACTCCTGAACTTGAAGTGGGCAAGTCAATGCAATAGAACAAACAAGCACTAGTTGTGTTACATGTGAAGAACTGCATTCTGTTGAGAAATGTCCATGAAATCCCCAATCAATCTACTTTGTCAAAAACAAtcctttttcaaacacttacaacccggGGTGGCGAAATCACCCTAATTTTGCTTGGGAAAACAACCAACAACAAGGCAGTCAACCTATGGCTCAGAGTTAAGGACCACCAGGATTTTTTCAAAGAACTAACGGACAACAgcaactgataacttgtagaaatacaagttattattgccaccttatctagatattgcggccaaaaattagtgaatatgtgtcgattgtatgaaaattagcctagatttacaataattataaatgatcgcaattacactcactaacaccataaagatagAAGACAAgtcgaattttactctgttttgcaggaaaccaagtcaccgcttgcgctcaaggctcatgagaaattgatcaatgcatctttgccacattgcgcccgtcaatcaacaatgaagacaCGATTACCGtaatgacggtgcaatgcgacaaTCGATTCAGAGCTGtatttcaaccacatgcggtaataaagtcaacaccgcatgtgaactcacgatcgaaagatgcagctgagcaacgcaaaagcgggggattgagacatgtgtacaactaacggttgtgcagatttgacgatctgattgcataacagaagaaataatatccctccatttttggaattttcataaccaaaaagtggggaccacaaggccggagtcaaatacctgcacctataaataccccatagatttcagagaaatcTTATGCTACTGGATACGAGGCTAATTGTTgttaaagtgttgagagaaaaggttgagttgagtgcttaagtgaagaaatccgggaagaagacgagataaggccgagaggtgaatctcatatCTAATCTGCCAAATACCCGATCTAAAGCTCTATGCATAGATTTctactaccggttgagcaagcctgagagggaagctcatcctatCATCAGATCCATCCAACccgacaagcagatctccatcgaattggtgccaagacgttgtgcttgtttgtatctattctatctctttcatcgttgtatttcactttctctttatctcttcattcacacaccatgtatcaaacgcttaatagacatattaaatgttttaatagttttcatataccattctctgtctatttccgttcccccattaatcactttctccatgatgtcttcttaattccccgataattaatatgaattaaacaagtactcaatctgtgttaaagaaataaaatgcgtttagctaaggcatgttGGACgccatcttcacctgtgagagcagaagtgaagatgccattctgatctatcgagagagggtcagaagaatgcgttaactaaagcgagtagtacttccagacatggaagcaaccttgcattcattacgttattctctgtttcaccacagacgtGTGGGAGCAcggtcgatcactgaaaggtgtacgccaaaaGAAGAGCGGAATAGTATTTATAGCTTCAAcacaattgagaacttgcgttgtttatattatttatctttctctttctattttgttcataagacttgctgCTGCATTCcacgttctttgcataaccttcacagccagccttaaccccagcatcttgtatcatgaagcctgtatcttgtatcatctagcttaggtttactgaatttttattttattatcgcatttttatcgttttactttattttatcgcaatttaatATACTTACACAAAGCAcctttttaaagattgaaaaacctggtcacatatatcacgaacataccacaataacctaaaacagtccctgtgttcgacctcggatcactccgagaaacttgccgtggaattacacttggttctatcataaggaaacttgtgacaacacatgacatactacgtgaacagtcataattaacgcatatctagaagtagtatcgcatcatttcgagcatagaacatcatatACACCGCAGCGTTACAACAAGTTTAACAGCAAGCTAGCAGCTCTCAAACACCACCATCATTATCCCTGGAGAACTTGTTAAAGCAATACatcgaaaagaatgaaacagtcCTTCAAAACCAAGCCACATCCATCCGCAATTTAGAAGTTCAAATAGGATAAATTATGGGAGAGCTAAAGAACAGACCTCAAGGGAGATTGCCCAGCTCAATTGAGCTTCCACGCAATCCAGGGATTACAGGGAAAGAACACTGCCAAGCAGTCACCCTAAGAAGTGGAAAAGTGATGGCAGAAGTCAGGAAGGATTCTAGCAAGACCAATTCAAAGGAGAAACCTACGATTGAATCAAAGAAACCGTTGTCACAAACTGAGTCAAAGGAGCCCAAGACTATGGAACTTGAAGATGCAATCACCTCTAAGCCTCCAGACCATGGAACAATGAAAGTACAGCTACCTTTATTCCCTCAAAGActgaaaagaagcaaaacgatGAAAGTCAGTATCATGACTTCTTGGAAATATTGAAAAAAcaacacatcaatattccatttaTAGAAGTGATAGAGCAAATGTCGGTGTATGCCAAGTTTTTTAAGGATATTgttttgaagaagagaagcacaggaaaatttgccacgatggcattaacacaagaatcaaatactataatcccaccaaagatgcgcGACCCAGGCACCTTtacaataccctgctcaataggaaggatctacattggtcaagcattatgcgatcttggggcaagcatAAACTTGATGCCcttttcaatcttcaaaaaatTGAATGTAGGACAGCTAACACCCACaacggtgactctccaacttgcaGATAGGTCCCTGGTACACCCTGAAGGAAAATTGAAAGATGTCTTGGTCACAAAAGACAAATTCATTCTACCTGTAGACATCATCATTCTAGATTATGAAGCGGATAAAGACATGCCAATCacattgggacgaccattcttaTCCACTAGTCTTGCTCAAATAGATGTGCATAAAGGAGAAATCACAATGAGcatcaatggaaagaagctcaggtttaatATTATCAAGGTAATGAAGTTCCCAGAAGATGAAGGCTTGAACAAGCTTTCGTTGAAGATTGAGAATCCAAGGAAGAAAATTaagaaagagaggatgtgacAGCATCTTTAGAAACCTACCATGCAATAACAAAAACAGTGAACAAtgaaaaaatgttgaatttggatgaagaaagaaaaacacagaAAGACTCCTTAGAGCAACCACCTACACTAGAGCTGAAAACTCTACCAAATCACTTGAAGTATGTTTTCCCTGGCCAGAATGAAACCTTGCCAGTAATCATATCCTCTGCGTTacccaaagaaaaagaaactgcaCTGATCAGTATCctaaagaaatatattagaGCAATCATATGAACGCTCGCAGACATCAGAGGTATTAGTCTAACGTATTGCATGCATCACATTCGActtgaagaaaaccaaaaaggcTTGAGAGAACATCAATGCAGActgaaccctgcgatgaaagaagttgttaaaaaataaatcatcaagtggttagatgtCGGTATTATATACCCTATCGCtgatagcacgtgggttagccccaTACAATGTGTTCCCAAGAAGGGTGGGATGACAGTAGTCCCTAACGCAAACAATGAGTTGATCCCCATGAGGACTGTCACAGGTTGGCAGATCTGTATGGACTACAGGAAACTCAACGCGGCGAAAAAAaaagatcatttccccttacctttcattgatcaaatgctcgaCCGACTAGCAAGGAATGACTATTTTTGTGTCCTTGATGGGTATGCAGGctataaccagattatgatcgcaccagaggatcaagaaaagaccaTGTTCACCTGTCCATATGGAACGTTTGTCTTTCATCACATGCCTTTTGGACTATGCAATGCACCCAGCACgtttcaaaggtgtatgatggcaatcttctcTGATTACCTTGAAGACTcagttgaaatctttatggacgattTCTCAGTCTATGGGCAAACATATGAAATTTGTTTGAAAAACTTGGAGaggatattgaaaagatgtgaagataCTGATCTGGTGCTGAACTAGGAAAAGTGTCATTTCATAGTTAAAGAAGGAATTATGCTTAGGCACAAGGTTTCAAAGAATGGGttagaggtggataaagcaaagattgaagccATAGAAAAACTTGCACCTCCAGCAAATGTAAAAGCTTTAAGGAGTTTCTTAGGACACACGGGGTTCTATAGAagatttgtgaaggacttctccAAAATAGCTCGACCGTTGAATGCGTTGCTGGAAGCTGATAAACCTTTTGACTTTGATCCACACTGCCTCACTGCATTCAAAGCACTAAAGGATGTCTTAACTACATTGCTAATTTTGATCGCACCCAATTGGGCGAAGCCATTCAAGCTGATGTACGATGCCATCGAatatgcgatgggggcagttttggcacaaaaagtaaagacaatgttacaccccatcgcatatgcaagaAGAACATTGAAATCTACGCAGACgaattacaccaccacagagaagGAACTTTTGGTGGTAATTTTTGCGATTGAAAAATCCAGACCTTTCTTGTTGGTATAAAAAGTTGTAGTCCACATCGACCACTTGGcaataagatatttaatgaccaaaaaagatgTGAAGCTGAGACTAATCTGATGGGTTCTTCTACTCCAAGAATTTAATATGGAGATAATCGACTGCAAGGGAATAGAGAACTAGGTCGCTGACCATTTATCGAGGTTAGAGAATCCGGAAGTGGATGCATCCAGTTGAAGGTGAACGTATCATTCCCAGACGAGCAATTGCTTAAGGTTGAAGAACTACCCTAGTATGCAGATATTGTCAACTTCTTGGTCTGCAAACAATTTCCAGAAAATTACACATTCCATCAAAAGAAGCGGCTCATTCATGAATGCAAATTCTACTACTGGGATGAGTCAAATCTTTACAAAAGGGGACCAGACCAGATATTGAGATTCTGTGTTCAAGAGATTGCTTTTCAGCGCATACTTTTTCAATGTCATGAATCACCCTATGGAGGGCATTTCGGGGGACAGCACACAACGGCAAAAGTTTTGCAAAGCGTGTATTATTGGCCAACTCTATTTAAGGACGCACGAGAATATTCTATGAAATGTGATAAGTGCCAACGCACTggaaatattttagaaaaaaatgcaatgccaatgaacatcatATTGGAAGTGGAACTATTCGATGTTTGAGGtatagatttcatgggaccatttccatcgtcaaatggtcataaatacatTTTGTTGGCCGTcaactatgtttccaaatggattgaagCGGTTTCATGCGTTGCAAACGATGCGGCAACAGTCTCCAAGTTCTTACAGAGAAACATCTttactcgttttggcactccacgtgccataataagtgacgaacCCACTTTGTGAATTGTATCATTAACAAACTGCTGATCAAATACAATGTCCACCATAAGATCACCACCACATATCACCCCTAGACAAACGGACAAGTCGAGGTTTCTAACAGAGAAATCAAGTCGATTTTAGAGAAGGTGTTGAATCCATCGCGGAAggattgggccatgaagcttgatgatgcattgtgggcatataggactgcttataagacacccataggcatgtcaCTGTATTGGCATTCGTATTTGGAAAGGCTTGTCAATCACCACTGGAACTAAGAGTATAAGGCAATGTGGGCAGTTAAGAAGCCTTAACTTTGAATTCTTAAAGCTGCGAGGGGAAGAGAAAAAAACTTCAACTGCTAGAGGCTTGGACGAATGGAGATCACAGGGCATaatgaaaatacaaaatttacaaaatacGCCAACGAAGCTCGATGGCATGACAAGcgtctttgtgaaaaatctcCAAGCAGGTCAGAAGGTATTACTGTTCAATTCTATGTTTGCGACGTTTTTTCcagaaaaatattgaaattcgCATTGGTCCGGGccattcataattaaaaaaagtattcCCGCATGAGCGGTTAGAATTGACAAACGAAGATGGACCAATGCATTTAAGGTTAAATGGACAAAAGAGTTAAGATGTATCATAGAGAGATTTCCAACGCAAGAAACAACCTCCGTGGACTTGGGGAAGCCGAGAATAAAGGAAGAAAACATTTAGTTCCCTGCATTGATAAGCGACAACATTCATCAGGGACGAAGTATATCCTTTTTTAGTAtcctttgttatttttctttcatgatCTATCTTGATTTTTGCATAGTTTTCTGCTCTTTATACATTGCCAACTtttctttcatacttttttaTCCTCTTGATATTTATTCACACTGATTGTAGTAAACGATTTGATGAGCCAATGCAATAACCTTAAAACCACTCGACTGGTCGATTAGCCCATCGGCAATCAAAGAATCAGCCCACCACAGGGAAAGATAGGCGATCCCAAAAGTTGGGAATTTGCCGGggcggaaaaaaaaaattaaaatttgggggtTATATCCTTCCTTGCCtcatcttattttaatttttttcacttCTTAAATTTCAATTACTGAATTCTACTATCGCATCCTCTTTCATTTGACTCAATCCtgaattttttattgctttatttggTCGCCGCATTCACCCCTTGCCCATTATGACTTAAATGATGAAATTTATGCTTTTTTCTTACCGTATGTACTAGAGTCAGATTAATTTCAGGACAATCAATttatgaaacatttctaaagtTTCGCGGTCTACCAGCTttccttcaaaactatttttacgaaATTTCCTAAGTCCATCGCATGAATCATTTCgtctttcagcaatgaggacattaaTGTGTGTTAAATTTGAGGGTGATAGTaatgttattttcaaccttgttatttttataaatttctattcaaaaaaaaagaaaaaaaattatataacgtAGAGATCAGatcttgctcatagttggatgtccgcatgacacctatgggggcaagccaaaacaaaggtgggaatcgtgatcaacgcagaAACCAAGTGATCataactccgctgccaaataaagggatgggcatgagttttgacTGAGAAATAGCACCTTGCTCGTCGTTGGATCTTCGCATAACACCCAtggggggcaagccaaaatgaaggctaggcactcggtgttgggttttatgtcctaaaactcacagtttttaaaatgataaactttttttattatcaatatagttgttattgatctcataaattgcatgaaagtctaaatccaataaactaagacccatgactattgtatgagtacttgaactttatgtggagacataagagtggattggattcgagtaaatagtcaaaattatctatggtacatgaatgacgttgggtaccttattcagGTAACACCAttagatgtggcctactctgtagttgttacaaagagttgtaaagtgctacatacgatgtgatcctaattcgtacatattatgacatgaggagtgggggcatcctatgcaataagtttgcataagatcaggaccaagaaataattcactcttactttataatgttgtttactgtttaaaactgactatttcacctagatgacctaggtaacttgatcttaatcctgagctaactatgaactcctttttattcgggattgcccttagatttgcatagttgagggttggctcaacagtgctggctcaataagactcccacttcaagggtaagatcggatagatagttggggacatagggtgcaagacagagttcacatctacccgatttagagatgggaaaaaggttgttctctcaagtactgaatccaggtcttgaacaaggggccccaccctctcactgggctgagagagtttggtttggtgattggatcacaaaccagttgttcattagagaatcagtagggacttgaggaataagacgtaatctcgggggtaaaatagatatttgacccagccgttattacgaataacttgtgaagggtcgacttgatggttatggttaaatcatgtggacataatatatctacagtgaggggagtgcaattatgggctttag contains the following coding sequences:
- the LOC120070093 gene encoding uncharacterized protein LOC120070093, coding for MGELKNRPQGRLPSSIELPRNPGITGKEHCQAVTLRSGKVMAEVRKDSSKTNSKEKPTIESKKPLSQTESKEPKTMELEDAITSKPPDHGTMKVQLPLFPQRLKRSKTMKVRQLTPTTVTLQLADRSLVHPEGKLKDVLVTKDKFILPVDIIILDYEADKDMPITLGRPFLSTSLAQIDVHKGEITMSINGKKLRFNIIKVMKFPEDEGLNKLSLKIENPRKKIKKERM